ATCTGAAGGGGAAGCAGGTGGCCCGGGAGTACATTGCCGCGGCCATGAAGGATGGCAGCGCCTGGGTGGAATACTATTGGTACAAGCCCGGACATAATACGCCTGCCCGTAAGCTTGCCTACGTGCGGAAGGTCCAATCAGAACAGGATATTTATATCGTCGGGTCGGGCGTCTACATGGAATAGTAAGCCCTCAGCTGTCAGCGATCTGCCGGAAGAGCTCAACTTTACTACTACGAAGGAGAATGGGACATGAAAAGAATCTTGGTGGCAATGGTTTTGACTTTGTCGGCAACAATCGTTTTCGGTCAGCCAGTGGCCTCCGGTTTACGCCGCGAGGGACCCTTTAGCCCGCCACTCAGCGGCGCTCATCGATGATCGTCTCCGATACCGCTTGCCCTGAACTGCGACCGGCTTCCAGCCGCGATACGGCGCAAGGTCAGTGACCGGTGCCGGGATGCGGCAGATTACGCCGGCTACCAAGAGCCTTTGGTCCAATTCGTCTTCGGTCGATTGGGTTGGTGTCGGTGTTGGCCACGCCTCCAGCCGGCTGCGTAGTTCCTGTCTCTCAGCGGCAGTCAACGCGCGCACCTCCTCCAGCACCCGTTCGAGATTCTCACTCTGCATCAACTATTCTCCTACTCACGCATTGGTCGACAAACGGAAGGCTCGTGCTTCGATAGGCACGTCCTGAGCCCTATGGGTCCTTCGCACATAGGCGCTCCTTCTTTTCTCGTCGCAAGTGGTGCTTCTCCCAGCGCAGAAAACGTTCCCAGTCTGCTTGGATGTTGAACGTGTACCGCGCAGGCGCCATGCGGCGTGATCCCCGGTTCGACGTGCAGGCTCGTTCGATCATGTGGTCGCCTGCGATGTGGTGCCGCCGTATTTGAGAGGGAGCGCTGGGAATGGCCCTTGTTTCAGGCGCTGGCGCGCCGGAGCCCTGGCGACGCAACGAAGTTTCCGCCCACTGCCCGTCGAAGCACGTTTCCGCACCGACCTGCGACTCTTTAGGTTTAGGTCGAACCTTCGAGTGTCTGCAACGCCGCTTCATCCCACTCGATCACGAAGGCGTTGTTCGGCTCCTCGTATCCAGCCGGCAGCTCACCTCGTGCGTACCCGATCGCGCGGTAGGCGCGCAGACGCCTTTCAAACATGCGGACCAGCATCGGAACCTCACGGTCGACGTAGTCGAAGATGCGCACCTCCTTCTTACCCGGACTCATCCGGTGAAGCCTTCCAGCGTACTGCACCAGCGTGCCCTTCCACGACACGGGCAGGGCGAGGAACAGCGTGTCAAGTCGGGCGTCATCGAATCCCTCCCCAATGTATCTTCCGGTCGCGAGCACGAGCCGCTCCTGGTCAGACGGAATCGCGGCGAATTGCGCTGCCGCTGCGCGTCTCTGTTTCGCACCCATGCCACCCCGCAGAACCACGAGGTTCCGCGCCGCTGGGCGCAACTGCCCCGCAAAATATTCGAGATGGTCCCTCCGCTCCGTGAGCAAAATCGGTGACCGGCCCTCTTCGAGGGCGTTGAGAACATCGTTGACGATAAACCGGTTCCGCGGTTCGTTGATGGTCATCGCGCGATAAAGATCCTGAATCGCCGTATGTTGGCCCTCACCGGCGAATCGGAAAAGCGTTTCACGGACGATCAAACGGTGCTCGAACGGCCGCCGCACAGCTTGGTGCTTCGGATCGATTGCAAAGCGGACGGGTCCCAGCTGCATCTCGATAATCGGATGATGCCCGTCGCGCCGTTGGGGTGTGGCGGTCAGGCCGGTCACGTACTTGGCTTTGACATTGGACAGCACACGTTCAAACGAAACCGCCGGGACGTGGTGGCACTCATCTACGATCACGTGCCCGTACGTCGCGACGATGTCGTCCACTGCATCGCCGTGCACGAGGCTTTGCAGCATGGCCACGTCGAGTCGGCCGTTCGGTGTGCGCTTTCCACCGCCGATTCGACCAATGGCTTTGGCATCGATCCCGAGGAACAGCGAAAGCTGCGCCACCCACTGGTCGAGCAACGGTTGGCGATGCACGAGAATGAGCGTACTGCGTGCCCGTTGAGCCGCCAGGTACGTTCCGACGACTGTCTTTCCGACCCCGGGCGGGGCAACGAACACCCCGGCATCATGAGCGAGGAGCGCTCGTACGGCACCTTCCTGTACCGCTGTCAGTTGACCCTCGAACTGGACCTCCAGGGGAGTACCGATCACTTGCTGGTCATCAACAAGCAGATTGACGCCATATTCACGAAGAAGATCTTCGAGGGGCGACAGGCAACCGCGTGGAAGCGTGACGTGCTCGACGAGATCTTCGGCGCACGCGATCACGCGCGGGGTGAGCGCTGTGGACAGGCGCATGCTCTGCTTCTTGTAGAACTCCGGGTTCTGAAACGCGGCGAGCCGTTTGATCTGGTTGAGCAGTGCCGAGGGTAGACCGGATTTCTCGACGAAGATCCTCTGTGCGATCACGGACCGAACGGACTGTGGCAATGGTCCGAGAATGTCCCGATGTCGCAGCCTGC
The nucleotide sequence above comes from Candidatus Binatia bacterium. Encoded proteins:
- a CDS encoding cache domain-containing protein; translation: LKGKQVAREYIAAAMKDGSAWVEYYWYKPGHNTPARKLAYVRKVQSEQDIYIVGSGVYME
- a CDS encoding DEAD/DEAH box helicase family protein, producing MCEKPRVKCGECLHQAFLPVTDQLILDHLQGRHVVGVYPLLEDEMCWLLAVDFDKREWVDDTAAFVDTCRNIGIPAAVERSRSGNGAHVWFFFAAPIAASTARKMGCYLLTETMARRHQLSMQSYDRLFPNQDTMPRGGFGNLIALPLQRDPRQRGNTVFLDDQFKPCPDQWAYLGELERILPSTVEDIAAQAARKGLVVGVRAADLGDDEDSRTPWMRLPSGRLRHRDILGPLPQSVRSVIAQRIFVEKSGLPSALLNQIKRLAAFQNPEFYKKQSMRLSTALTPRVIACAEDLVEHVTLPRGCLSPLEDLLREYGVNLLVDDQQVIGTPLEVQFEGQLTAVQEGAVRALLAHDAGVFVAPPGVGKTVVGTYLAAQRARSTLILVHRQPLLDQWVAQLSLFLGIDAKAIGRIGGGKRTPNGRLDVAMLQSLVHGDAVDDIVATYGHVIVDECHHVPAVSFERVLSNVKAKYVTGLTATPQRRDGHHPIIEMQLGPVRFAIDPKHQAVRRPFEHRLIVRETLFRFAGEGQHTAIQDLYRAMTINEPRNRFIVNDVLNALEEGRSPILLTERRDHLEYFAGQLRPAARNLVVLRGGMGAKQRRAAAAQFAAIPSDQERLVLATGRYIGEGFDDARLDTLFLALPVSWKGTLVQYAGRLHRMSPGKKEVRIFDYVDREVPMLVRMFERRLRAYRAIGYARGELPAGYEEPNNAFVIEWDEAALQTLEGST